The genomic window CCAGGGACTGAGATGGCCAGGAGGTTCCTCTTCAGCAACGGTGAGCTCTGTTTTAGTGCCAGAGATTGAAAGGGTGCCATCATTTGCCTGTATGAAACTCTCTCCCCAGCTCAAATGGGATCAGCATTTGAGGGCCTCAGTTCAGTTCCTCCCATCTTTGATGTGACAGCCAGTCTGTATCTAGTCCATGAACAGTGTTTTCGAATGTTGTGTACTTGAGAACTTGGGCAGTAATGGTGGCCAATGAGAAGAAGCACTAGGCTGGAACTCTTGGATTCACACAAGAATAGACTCCATTCTCTAGGGTTTATTGGTGTGGAAAGTTTAATCCTTGGCCATGTTGTTGTAGATGAGGACTGCCAGCTATCGGTGTATTGACAATGACTTCCACCCCAGGCCAAACAGTTGTATTGTTGTATCAGTTCCCTGAGAGACAGTATAAAGGAATGTCCACTTCTGTCTGGGTCCCAGAGGTGGTCCACAGAAGTGTTCCCGCTAAGCTGCATATCTGTACAGTCGCACAAGAGTCAATCAAGTGCCGCACATGTCAAGTGCCTCTCTCCCCCCCATGCCGCgctgctcctgccctttgccttggagcccctggccagctgctcctggcagcctcctgcttgctgtgcagagtggggggctgctgatgtcaGGATATCCCCCCCCCAgtaccccatctctgcagagccccgggggtggggggaacacgACAGGGCTCAGAAGTGGGACGgagctggtggtggtgctgctgtgTCTGAAAAAGCAGCATTCAGACTGGTAAGTGCTGATCTACTAAAAGGGGCAGTATGTgcgtgtctctgtgtgtgtctctctctcactctctctcgcccacctcccaacacatactggtattattattgttacttcttggtacttcctgcaatgcgcACATAtcctctgtaattttattctttcaaagtgctgctgtttgagttttttgactggtcttgTGCatgtcataatttttatttctctgttactcttaaatttaattttttcaagTAGTGAGTTCTACAAtgtctaacctgtcctggctggagtaattatcccaaaggtaacttttaaaaatatatatattatattccaCTGGTGGCACACATCTGCGCATTGCCTTGATATTGGTGCACAAAGCAAAATTCATTCTGCgcatggatggaaaaaaattagaggaAACATTGAGGCACTCTTCCTTCTCCCTGTGGAGCTTCCCATTAGTTGCACTGAGCTAAAACAGCAAGCTTGATGTGACAGTCTTGAAAGATACTACTTTCATCTGTGTGTCTCATTGAATATACCGGGTTTGTGTAGGGTAGGAGCTTTGCTCATAACACTGTAGCCCACTATTTGGCCTTTCTTTGTGCCAGGGGTGTCCCCCAAATGCGTAGCTGTTAAGCTGTGTTTGAATTTTGTTGAGGTAGATGTGATGCCATCTCTGCTTCCCATGCTTTAATGCACAGGTTTCCTAGCCTTCACTCATGGTGCAGTTGAACAAGTTTATAAAAGAATTGCTCTACCTGCTATTGGGGTTACTTATGGGGAATAGCATTTCCTTGATAGTTGTGGCAAAGGAAATGAAATTCTCCTTTAGCATGTAAGGGTTGTGCTCTGGAGACCATGGTGGGACAGGTTTGTTTGAGCTACACTTGAGGTCTGGTGTAGGCATTTCCTCTGCTGTGgtgttggagtcttgttcttgtAAAGCTCGTGCAGCCAACAGTTCAAACGTTTCAGACCATTCGCTCCGGGTGGCTGAACACCTGCCAAGTCATATAGCAATCATGAAATATCATCTGTTTCATTTGGACAGTCTCAGCGCTGAGACAGATGGATCCCCAGTCTTACCTTCATGTGCACCAAAAGTCTAAAACTTGTGGGTAGGCTTGGTCTCAGAGAGATGATTATTTAAGGCCTCGTGTACATGCAGAGTATGGGGCCTGACTTTCTGGATATGAATGGGGCTTGGAGAAATGGACATGGTAGAGACCAGAAAATTGGAAATCAGAGACCACTTCGAACAGGAATTTGGGAGGGTAACAGACAGGCCCTGGCTTTAGAATGTTTGTGTATTTGGTGATAGTTGcaacaagagagagaaaatgtgatGTTTAGTGGTTTATATCTCACCAGAAGCTGCATGAAATTTCATGGGATAAAGCAGCAatgatcttaaaaagaaaactgccCCAAACACTTTTTCTTAGCCTTGTATGTGGATTACGAGAcaattctgcttttttttttcctcccccttcctccagaaAACATCCCAGAGAAGTGGACCCCAGAGGTGAAACATTTCTGCCCCAATGTGCCTATCATCCTGGTAGGAAACAAGAAGGACTTAAGAAATGATGAGCACACACGACGGGAGCTGGCCAAAATGAAGCAGGCAAGTTTATTTCTGCCCCTCTTACAATAAAACGTGACAGTTTTTGTAATATGGCTAATGAGCACATTAACTAAATGTGCACACTAATTGACAGCTTTTCCTGGACACCATCCCCTCAGCACCACATCCTGGAACAAAGCTACTTGTCTCCTCATCCTTCTCTAGTGCAGTTTGGCTCCGCTAGGTAGAATAAGAAGTGTTAGATTCCTTTATCGCATCCGTCTCCTCCACCCCTCGTCTGTGTGCTCCTGTTTCTTGCTAAGCTGATGTAGAGCAGGTCACCCTGCGTGTGTTTTGACTCACATGATCTGTGGGAAATAGCTAAGTGGGGcttatattgaaattggaaaatgttcagagCAATACAGATCATAGAGAACTGGCTGAAAATGACAGTTATGCAGGACAGAAAATTGAAAGTCTCTTTTAGATGAAAAATAAACACAATCTGTTACTTAAGTGTTATGGTTGCATAGTTTTAAATCAGAACTAAGTTGTTAAATACAGACGTTAAAGAGCCAAATGATGCTCAGTTGCAGTTAGAGATTTTCTTTAGTAGTCTCTTACGAAGGATCTTGTCAGAGGCACCAAATGATGCTTTCCTAACCTTCTTGGGGCTTCGTAGCAGTAAAGGTCACTCTCAGAGAAATTAAGAATTTCTCTCTCGTCAGTTAGACTATTGGTAGATGAATGCCCCAAATTGAAGGAGTGGTTCTAGAAGAGTTGGGAGGTCAGTAATAAGGTAAAATCAACAGACCAAGCACATACACAACAAAATAGATGCTTAGATTACTATGTAGGATACCATTTATCCGGTACTCATAGTACACTGTCCCACAAAGAAACCATTGCATTGGACAGTGGTTTTAAATAATAACTTGAACAGCCTTGCTTTGGTTTGTTCATGAGTAAAGACAAAATGTGGTTCATTTTGAAACAATCCCCAACAGCAGCATACCAGATCTAGTAAAAAGTATTAATCCTTCAGCATGAGAATACCCTTCCCAAATAGGCAAACTTGACTGTCCTGGCATAATGTTTCTTTTAAACGAAAAGTGACACGTCAATTTTTGTAGCTATTAATATTGCTGGGGTGTTTGGTACTGCTACGGTAATGACTTGTAAAATTGCGTTTACTTCCCAAGTATCATTAAGTCACTGGTTCCATGACTTTTAAATTGCCAATGGCAACAGTTCGTTTAAACATATATTCCCCTGAAGCATTTGCAACACAAATGTTGAAGCTTTTATACTATGACATGAGAATTGGACCCTGAATAAATGGACTATAAATAATTGACACTGACAGATCCAAACTGGGCTATCGTTTTCATTgtccaaaatataaataaatgaagtGATGAggtaaatgagattttaaaaattcttcagtAATGTGAAGTGTTATGTTACAACCTATgggaaagaaaatgtatttaacaTTATTCTTAATTAAACTGGGTCTTAATCCAGAAAATAAATGTGCATGTTAGATTCCAGATGGGATGTAAACAGAGTATGTAGTTTGCACTTCTGGCAAACCTGGAAGACGACGAAAGGAATGACCTGTTCAGGTGCATTGTTGGACCCTACTAATTTGTTTTTACTATTGTATTGCACAGGAGCCAGTCAAACCTGAAGAAGGCAGAGACATGGCAAACCGCATTGGTGCATTCGGGTACATGGAGTGCTCTGCAAAGACCAAAGACGGTGTGAGGGAGGTTTTTGAAATGGCCACTAGAGCTGCTTTGCAAGCCCGGCgtggcaaaaaaaaatctggctgccTTCTCTTGTAAAGCATGGCCAAGGGAAGATGGCCCAGGCAGCACCCTGCACTTGATTAATTTTGAAGTGCTGTTTATTAATCTTAGTGTATGATTACTGGCCTTTTTCATTTATCTATAA from Gopherus flavomarginatus isolate rGopFla2 chromosome 6, rGopFla2.mat.asm, whole genome shotgun sequence includes these protein-coding regions:
- the RHOA gene encoding transforming protein RhoA, which translates into the protein MAAIRKKLVIVGDGACGKTCLLIVFSKDQFPEVYVPTVFENYVADIEVDGKQVELALWDTAGQEDYDRLRPLSYPDTDVILMCFSIDSPDSLENIPEKWTPEVKHFCPNVPIILVGNKKDLRNDEHTRRELAKMKQEPVKPEEGRDMANRIGAFGYMECSAKTKDGVREVFEMATRAALQARRGKKKSGCLLL